The following are from one region of the Brienomyrus brachyistius isolate T26 chromosome 4, BBRACH_0.4, whole genome shotgun sequence genome:
- the LOC125739736 gene encoding isopentenyl-diphosphate Delta-isomerase 1-like, translating into MPETSTDNLDEKQVQLLSEMCILIDENDHKIGADTKKNCHLNSNIEKGLLHRAFSVFLFDSEDKLLLQQRSDAKITFPGLFTNSCCSHPLHTTSELEEQDVIGVRRAAQRRLNAELGIPTDQVPPEYMSYLTRIHYKAQSNGIWGEHEIDYILFIQKDVDLTPDPNEVKSHCYVSKEELKSMLERAKNEELEFTPWFKLIVETFLFKWWDNLHNIKQFMDHDTIHRM; encoded by the exons ATGCCAGAAACAAGCACAGATAACTTGGACGAGAAGCAGGTCCAGCTTCTCTCGGAGATGTGTATACTGATTGATGAAAACGACCACAAAATTGGAGCTGACACCAAGAAAAACTGCCACCTCAACTCAAACATTGAGAAAG GTTTATTGCATCGCGCATTTAGTGTATTCCTGTTTGACAGTGAAGACAAACTGCTACTCCAGCAAAGATCTGACGCCAAAATCACCTTTCCAG ggttATTCACCAACTCGTGTTGTAGCCACCCCCTGCACACCACCAGTGAGCTGGAAGAGCAGGATGTGATTGGCGTTCGGCGCGCCGCTCAGAGACGCCTCAACGCGGAGTTGGGCATTCCCACGGACCAG GTTCCTCCGGAGTATATGTCCTACCTAACGAGAATACACTACAAGGCACAGTCAAACGGGATCTGGGGAGAGCATGAGATCGACTACATCTTGTTCATACAAAAGGACGTTGATCTGACGCCTGATCCCAATGAGGTTAAAAGTCACTGTTATGTCTCTAAGGAGGAGCTTAAATCCATGCTGGAGAGGGCGAAGAATGAGGAACTGGAATTCACTCCGTGGTTTAAGCTTATAGTGGAGACCTTCCTATTCAAGTGGTGGGATAATCTTCATAATATAAAGCAATTTATGGATCATGACACAATTCATCGCATGTAG
- the gtpbp4 gene encoding nucleolar GTP-binding protein 1, whose protein sequence is MALYNFKKIMVVPTAKDFIDLTLSKTQRKTPTVVHKHYQIHRIRHFYMRKVKFTQQNYHDRLSQILMDFPKLDDVHPFYADLMNVLYDKDHYKLALGQINIAKNLIDNVAKDYVRLMKYGDSLYRCKQLKRAALGRMCTIMKRQKQSLEYLEQVRQHLSRLPTIDPNTRTLLLCGYPNVGKSSFINKVTRADVEVQPYAFTTKSLFVGHMDYKYLRWQVVDTPGILDHPLEERNTIEMQAITALAHLRSAVLYVMDVSEQCGHNLEQQLKLFENIRPLFANKPLIIVANKCDVKKIDELSEENRKIFSDLVAEGIPVIETSTLTEEGVMQVKTEACDKLLAHRVDTKMKGKKVHDVLNRLHLAVPTKRDQKERPPFIPEGALTRRKAMEVDAPKRKLERDLEVELGDDYILDLHKYWDLMNKDEKDDKIPEVWEGHNIADYIDPEIMAHLMELEKEEELKVQAGEYDTDEESEDDEMKEIRQLAKQIKEKKKQKFMASIEKDIHGPRMPRTAKKVERKTLEKEMSDLGLEMEDKDDSHYVTQARRSRSVTRKRKREASAPPLSRTRSQSASRPPRDVSGVRDAKMLKKVKTMMKNSQKDMNRMGKKGEADRHVFDLKPKHLLAGKRKSGTTDRR, encoded by the exons ATGGCACTCTACAATTTCAAGAAAATTATGGTGGTTCCCACCGCAAAG GACTTCATAGACCTCACATTAtcaaaaacccagaggaaaactCCAACAGTCGTCCACAAGCACTATCAGATCCACCGCATCAGGCATTTTTACATGAGAAAAGTAAAATTCACTCAGCAGAATTACCACGATCGACTCTCTCAGATCTTGATGGACTTCCCAAAGCTTGAT GACGTCCACCCTTTTTATGCAGACTTGATGAATGTTTTGTATGACAAGGACCACTACAAGTTGGCCCTCGGACAGATAAATATAGCTAAGAACCTCATTGACAA TGTTGCTAAGGACTATGTTCGCCTCATGAAGTACGGAGACTCCCTGTACCGCTGCAAGCAGCTGAAGCGGGCCGCCTTGGGTCGCATGTGCACCATCATGAAGAGGCAGAAGCAGAGCTTGGAGTACCTGGAGCAAG tacggCAGCATCTCTCCCGCCTGCCCACCATCGACCCCAACACCAGGACCCTCCTTCTGTGCGGGTACCCCAACGTGGGCAAGTCGAGCTTCATCAATAAG GTCACCAGAGCTGACGTGGAAGTGCAGCCGTATGCTTTCACCACCAAGTCCCTGTTCGTTGGCCACATGGACTACAAGTACCTACGCTGGCAG GTGGTGGACACTCCCGGGATTCTGGATCACCCCTTGGAGGAGAGGAACACCATCGAGATGCAGGCCATCACGGCACTGGCCCATCTGCGCTCGGCCGTGCTCTACGTGATGGACGTGTCGGAGCAGTGCGGCcacaacctggagcagcagctcaAGCTGTTTGAGAACATTCGCCCGCTGTTCGCCAACAAG CCTTTGATTATCGTGGCCAATAAGTGTGACGTGAAGAAGATCGATGAGCTCTCAGAGGAGAATCGG aaAATCTTTTCTGACCTTGTTGCGGAGGGCATTCCCGTCATTGAGACTAGCACGCTCACAGAGGAAGGCGTCATGCAAGTCAAAACCGAG GCGTGCGACAAACTGCTGGCCCATCGCGTCGATACGAAGATGAAGGGGAAGAAGGTGCACGATGTCCTCAACAGGCTTCATTTGGCCGTGCCGACCAAGAGGGACCAGAAG GAAAGGCCGCCGTTCATTCCCGAGGGAGCCCTGACCCGCCGGAAGGCCATGGAAGTGGACGCTCCGAAACGCAAGCTG GAAAGGGACCTGGAGGTTGAACTTGGTGATGACTATATCTTGGACCTTCACA AATACTGGGATCTGATGAATAAGGATGAGAAGGATGATAAGATCCCGGAGGTGTGGGAGGGACACAACATAGCCGATTACATCGATCCGGAAATAATGGCG CACCTGATGGAGCTGGAGAAGGAAGAGGAGCTGAAGGTACAGGCAGGGGAGTATGACACCGATGAGGAGAGCGAGGACGATGAGATGAAGGAGATCCGGCAGCTGGCTAAGCAGATCAAGGAGAAGAAGAAGCAGAAGTTCATGGCGTCCATAGAGAAGGACATACATGGACCCAGGATGCCCAGGACTGCTAAGAAG GTTGAACGGAAAACTCTAGAAAAAGAAATGTCTGACCTAGGTCTGGAGATGGAAGACAAAGACGAT AGCCATTACGTCACCCAGGCTCGCCGATCCAGGAGCGTCACCAGGAAGCGTAAACGTGAGGCGTCTGCTCCCCCCTTGTCCCGCACTCGCAGCCAGAGCGCCTCCCGACCCCCCAGGGATGTGTCAGGTGTCCGTGACGCGAAG ATGTTGAAGAAGGTGAAGACGATGATGAAGAACTCCCAGAAAGACATGAACCGCATGGGGAAGAAGGGAGAGGCAGACCGTCACGTGTTCGACCTGAAGCCCAAACACCTTCTGGCTGGAAAGAGGAAGTCTGGGACCACAGACCGTCGCTAA